In one Sphingomonas hankookensis genomic region, the following are encoded:
- a CDS encoding outer membrane protein assembly factor BamB family protein has product MKTHLKLSAAVAALALLGGCGALKGKGPARTPVVGQRVPILASENLATVDPALANLQVVLPLAETNADWSQPGGNASKSMSHVALGDTLRQVWSARIEGGNTRTRLAASPVVVGGRLYVIDVEGVVTAMDAATGATVWTARTVPGDDNPRARFGGGVSVEGERAFATDGLGDVVAFNTADGKEVWRAKPGGPLRGAPSLANGQVYVVSQDNQLFALDQSDGKVVWTQSGSIESQGVFGVAAPASAQGTVVAGFSSGELNAYRYENGRSVWGDSLSRTSASTSVSALADIDAEPVIDNGRVYAVGQGGRMVALELVSGQRLWEQNLAGISTPWVAGEWIFVVTDDARLLCISRGSGKLRWVQQLPGFRNEKKRKNPISWVGPILAGNRLILANSEGQLVSASVADGSITSTQETRSKAGYNLSPIVANGMLYLLDDAGQLTAWK; this is encoded by the coding sequence ATGAAGACGCATCTGAAACTCTCGGCAGCGGTTGCGGCGTTGGCGCTGCTGGGCGGTTGCGGCGCACTCAAGGGCAAGGGCCCGGCGCGCACGCCCGTCGTCGGACAGCGCGTGCCGATCCTCGCGTCCGAAAACCTCGCCACGGTCGATCCGGCGCTGGCGAACCTGCAGGTCGTGCTGCCGCTCGCCGAAACCAATGCCGACTGGTCGCAGCCCGGCGGCAACGCCTCGAAATCGATGAGTCATGTCGCATTGGGCGACACGTTGCGCCAGGTGTGGAGCGCGCGGATCGAGGGCGGCAATACCCGCACTCGGCTGGCCGCATCGCCGGTGGTCGTCGGTGGTCGCCTGTACGTGATCGACGTCGAAGGCGTGGTCACCGCGATGGATGCCGCGACCGGCGCGACCGTATGGACCGCGCGGACCGTACCCGGCGACGACAATCCGCGTGCCCGCTTCGGCGGCGGCGTGTCGGTGGAGGGTGAGCGTGCCTTCGCCACCGATGGTCTGGGCGATGTCGTCGCGTTCAACACCGCCGACGGCAAGGAAGTGTGGCGCGCCAAGCCCGGCGGCCCCTTACGCGGTGCCCCCTCGCTCGCCAACGGGCAGGTCTATGTCGTCAGCCAGGACAACCAGCTGTTCGCGCTGGACCAGAGCGACGGCAAGGTGGTGTGGACTCAGTCGGGCAGCATCGAATCGCAGGGCGTGTTCGGCGTCGCTGCGCCCGCTTCGGCCCAGGGCACGGTCGTCGCCGGCTTCTCGTCGGGCGAGCTGAACGCCTATCGCTACGAAAATGGCCGGTCGGTCTGGGGCGACAGCCTGTCGCGCACCTCCGCCTCGACCTCGGTGTCGGCGCTGGCCGATATCGACGCCGAACCGGTGATCGACAATGGTCGCGTCTATGCGGTCGGGCAGGGCGGTCGCATGGTCGCGCTCGAACTCGTGTCGGGCCAGCGGCTGTGGGAACAGAATCTCGCCGGCATCTCGACGCCGTGGGTCGCGGGCGAATGGATCTTCGTCGTGACCGACGACGCGCGCCTGCTGTGCATCTCGCGCGGCAGCGGCAAGCTGCGCTGGGTCCAGCAGCTGCCCGGCTTCCGCAACGAAAAGAAGCGCAAGAACCCGATCAGCTGGGTCGGCCCGATCCTGGCGGGCAACCGCCTGATCCTCGCCAATTCGGAAGGGCAGCTGGTATCGGCCTCGGTCGCCGACGGCTCGATCACATCGACGCAGGAAACCCGGTCGAAGGCGGGGTATAACCTGTCGCCGATCGTGGCGAACGGTATGCTGTACCTGCTCGACGATGCCGGGCAGCTTACCGCCTGGAAGTAA
- a CDS encoding tetratricopeptide repeat protein has translation MALTPQNNEAFIREVDEELRREQMSNIGKRYGLWIIGAVLLALVAFGGWTWWQHRQNTLAGEQGEQLATALDDIEQGRVAQANAIVGKLTTSDKDAVRATALLTQADMLLSKNDTKGAAAAFGKVAADETLAQPFRDMALVRQTAVEYDSLQPQQVIDRLRGLADKGSPWLGSAGEMVAVAYLRQNKLKQAGQTFALIAQTDGVPESLRARAVQMAGSLGVDAAPAAPAAAAQ, from the coding sequence TTGGCGTTGACCCCGCAGAACAACGAAGCCTTCATCCGCGAAGTCGATGAAGAGCTGCGCCGTGAGCAGATGTCGAACATCGGCAAGCGCTACGGCCTGTGGATCATCGGCGCGGTCCTCCTCGCGCTCGTTGCGTTCGGCGGCTGGACCTGGTGGCAGCATCGCCAGAACACGCTGGCCGGCGAACAGGGCGAACAGCTCGCCACCGCGCTCGACGATATCGAACAGGGCCGCGTCGCGCAGGCGAACGCGATCGTCGGCAAGCTGACGACCTCCGACAAGGACGCCGTGCGCGCCACCGCCCTGCTGACCCAGGCCGACATGCTGCTGTCGAAGAACGATACCAAGGGCGCGGCCGCCGCCTTCGGCAAGGTCGCCGCCGACGAGACGCTGGCCCAGCCGTTCCGCGACATGGCGCTCGTCCGCCAGACCGCGGTCGAATATGATTCGTTGCAGCCGCAGCAGGTCATCGACCGGCTGCGCGGCCTCGCCGACAAGGGCAGCCCGTGGCTCGGCAGCGCGGGGGAGATGGTGGCCGTCGCCTATCTCCGCCAGAACAAGCTCAAGCAGGCCGGACAGACCTTTGCCCTGATCGCGCAGACCGATGGCGTGCCCGAAAGCCTGCGTGCGCGTGCCGTGCAGATGGCCGGGTCGCTCGGCGTCGATGCCGCGCCCGCCGCTCCCGCCGCCGCCGCGCAATAA
- the panB gene encoding 3-methyl-2-oxobutanoate hydroxymethyltransferase gives MSTTFTIDTATSRATPTPAPMKRLTIPAIRAAKGKTPLVMLTAYTVRMAQLMDAQCDMLLVGDSLGQVIYGLPSTVPVTLDMMAAHGSAVVRGSYHSLVVIDLPFGSYEASPQQAFESAAMLLKATGAAAVKLEGGTAMAETVAFLSQRGIPVMGHVGLTPQAVNQLGGYGARGRSAAEAEKIVADAVAVAEAGAFAVVIEGVVEPIAVEITRRIACPTIGIGASAACDGQVLVAEDMLGLFERTPRFVKTFDDMAGHIAKAVTTYADEVRTRTFPGPAQLYAPKD, from the coding sequence ATGTCCACGACCTTCACCATCGACACCGCCACCAGCCGCGCGACGCCCACCCCGGCGCCGATGAAGCGGCTGACCATCCCCGCCATCCGCGCCGCCAAGGGCAAGACCCCGCTGGTGATGCTGACCGCCTATACCGTGCGCATGGCGCAGCTAATGGACGCGCAGTGCGACATGCTGCTGGTCGGCGACAGCCTGGGGCAGGTGATCTACGGCCTGCCATCGACTGTGCCCGTTACGCTCGACATGATGGCGGCGCACGGGAGCGCGGTGGTGCGCGGTTCCTATCATTCGCTGGTCGTCATCGACCTGCCGTTCGGCAGCTATGAGGCCAGCCCGCAACAAGCGTTCGAAAGCGCGGCGATGCTGCTCAAGGCGACCGGTGCCGCGGCGGTGAAGCTGGAGGGCGGCACGGCGATGGCGGAAACCGTCGCCTTCCTGTCGCAGCGGGGCATTCCCGTGATGGGCCATGTCGGCCTGACGCCGCAGGCGGTGAACCAGCTTGGCGGCTATGGCGCGCGCGGGCGCAGCGCAGCGGAGGCGGAAAAGATCGTCGCCGATGCGGTCGCGGTCGCCGAAGCCGGCGCCTTCGCCGTGGTGATCGAGGGCGTGGTCGAACCGATCGCGGTGGAGATCACCCGGCGCATCGCCTGTCCCACGATCGGCATCGGCGCGTCGGCCGCGTGCGACGGACAGGTGCTGGTGGCCGAGGACATGCTCGGCCTGTTCGAACGCACCCCGCGCTTCGTGAAGACGTTCGACGACATGGCCGGCCATATCGCGAAGGCGGTCACGACTTATGCCGACGAGGTGCGCACGCGGACCTTCCCCGGCCCAGCGCAACTCTACGCGCCGAAGGATTGA
- a CDS encoding arsenate reductase — protein sequence MTITIYGIPACDTMKKARTWLDTNGIGYTFHDYKKAGIDRATLEQWVEALGWEALLNRSGTTFRKLPDADKVDLDAPRAIDLMLAQPSMIRRPVLVGDGWIETGFKPERYAERFAIAG from the coding sequence ATGACGATAACCATATATGGGATTCCGGCCTGCGACACGATGAAGAAGGCGCGCACCTGGCTCGACACGAACGGAATCGGCTACACCTTCCACGACTATAAGAAGGCCGGGATCGACCGCGCGACGCTGGAACAATGGGTCGAAGCACTCGGCTGGGAGGCGCTGCTCAATCGCAGCGGCACGACGTTCCGCAAGCTGCCCGATGCCGACAAGGTCGATCTCGACGCACCCCGCGCGATCGATCTAATGCTGGCCCAGCCGTCGATGATCCGCCGCCCGGTGCTGGTCGGCGACGGCTGGATCGAAACCGGGTTCAAGCCCGAACGCTATGCGGAGCGATTCGCCATCGCCGGGTAA
- a CDS encoding methyl-accepting chemotaxis protein — translation MLQLKVRGRINLIGVVAALGLITLLCISLFHLSSVMHRDIERSTRQAVEAARSVVVHYHDEEVAGRMTRAEAQRAALGTLKTMRYDGTEYFWVNDLHPTMLMHPTKPEMNGTDLNNYRDATGRTHFVEMAQIVKTKGAGFLSYHWSKPGQKEAQPKLSYVAGFAPWGWVIGSGVFIDRINGAIFDAALYLSALALAVMLLVAFCAYRIGRSISLPVEAVAGRMRSLAAGDTASAIPGRDRHDEVGEMAQALETFRDTAIVAAEREAEQQRVVEVVGGGLAALAKGHLDARIGDSLTGSFRKLGSDFDSAMGALNDAMRAVVASTGGIRDGASDISSASDDLSRRTEQQAASLEETAAALDEITATVRSTATGAAQANVTMAATRGDAEEGVRIVRQAVEAMGGIKRASDEIADIISVIDGIAFQTNLLALNAGVEAARAGDAGKGFAVVASEVRALAQRSANAASDVKSRILASGNQVEIGVDLVGETGEALERIVGRIAEIAGLVATIAKGADEQSSGLQQVNIAVSEMDSVTQQNAAMVEESTAAARGLADQAAALAQHVDRFQLSAEARRTLPFRAAA, via the coding sequence ATGTTGCAGTTGAAGGTCCGGGGGCGGATCAATCTGATCGGGGTGGTCGCCGCGCTGGGACTCATCACGCTGCTGTGCATCAGCCTGTTCCACCTGTCCTCGGTCATGCACCGCGACATCGAACGCAGCACGCGACAGGCGGTGGAGGCGGCACGATCGGTCGTCGTCCATTATCATGACGAGGAAGTCGCCGGGCGCATGACCCGGGCCGAAGCGCAGCGCGCGGCGCTCGGCACGCTCAAGACCATGCGCTATGACGGCACCGAATATTTCTGGGTCAACGACCTGCATCCCACGATGCTGATGCATCCGACCAAGCCGGAAATGAACGGCACCGACCTCAACAATTATCGCGACGCGACCGGCCGGACCCATTTCGTCGAGATGGCGCAGATCGTGAAGACCAAGGGCGCGGGCTTCCTCAGCTATCACTGGAGCAAGCCGGGGCAGAAGGAAGCGCAGCCGAAACTCTCCTATGTCGCGGGCTTCGCGCCATGGGGCTGGGTGATCGGGTCGGGGGTGTTCATCGACCGGATCAACGGCGCGATCTTCGATGCCGCTCTTTACCTAAGCGCGCTGGCGCTGGCAGTGATGCTGCTGGTGGCGTTCTGCGCCTATCGCATCGGCCGGTCGATCTCGCTGCCGGTCGAGGCGGTGGCGGGGCGGATGCGGTCGCTGGCGGCGGGGGACACCGCTTCGGCCATTCCCGGCCGCGACCGGCATGACGAGGTGGGCGAGATGGCCCAGGCGCTCGAAACCTTCCGCGACACCGCGATCGTCGCTGCCGAACGCGAGGCGGAACAGCAGCGCGTGGTCGAAGTGGTCGGCGGCGGGCTGGCCGCGCTGGCGAAGGGGCATCTGGACGCACGGATCGGCGATTCGCTGACCGGATCGTTCCGCAAGCTGGGCAGCGATTTCGATTCGGCGATGGGCGCGCTCAACGATGCGATGCGCGCGGTGGTCGCCTCGACCGGCGGCATCCGCGACGGCGCGTCGGACATCAGCAGCGCATCGGACGACCTGTCGCGCCGCACCGAACAGCAGGCGGCGAGCCTTGAGGAAACGGCGGCGGCGCTCGACGAGATCACCGCGACCGTGCGCAGCACCGCGACCGGCGCGGCGCAGGCCAATGTGACGATGGCGGCCACCCGCGGCGATGCCGAGGAAGGCGTCCGCATCGTGCGCCAGGCGGTCGAGGCGATGGGCGGGATCAAGCGCGCGTCGGACGAAATCGCCGACATCATCTCGGTCATCGACGGCATCGCGTTCCAGACCAACCTCCTCGCGCTCAACGCCGGGGTCGAGGCGGCGCGGGCGGGCGACGCGGGCAAGGGCTTCGCGGTGGTCGCCTCCGAAGTCCGCGCGCTGGCACAGCGGTCGGCCAATGCCGCCAGCGACGTGAAGAGCCGCATCCTCGCCAGCGGCAACCAGGTCGAGATCGGCGTCGACCTGGTCGGCGAAACCGGCGAGGCGCTGGAGCGGATCGTCGGCCGCATCGCCGAGATCGCCGGGCTGGTCGCGACGATCGCCAAGGGCGCGGACGAACAGTCGTCGGGCCTGCAACAGGTCAATATCGCGGTCAGCGAGATGGATTCGGTGACGCAGCAGAACGCGGCGATGGTCGAGGAAAGCACCGCCGCCGCCCGTGGCCTCGCCGATCAGGCGGCAGCCCTCGCCCAGCATGTCGACCGCTTCCAGCTATCGGCCGAGGCCCGCCGCACGCTCCCCTTCCGCGCGGCGGCGTGA
- a CDS encoding ferredoxin--NADP reductase, whose product MTDRTAVVHGLEPTNALSVERVRSVRHWNEHLFSFTITRPPSFRFRSGEFVMIGLPGDNGKPLLRAYSIASPAYAEELEFLSIKVPDGPLTSKLQQIVPGDEIFLGKKPTGTLVTDALKPGERLFMLSTGTGLAPFLSLIRDPDVYEMYSSIVVVHSVRRVSDLAFRTTLESYLSGDPLVEDQAAAQFTYVPTVTREEFHTTGRIDALVENGTLFSARIGGAQAFDPATDRIMLCGSTEMIRDFSEYLEGLGFEEGSNAKPGDYVIERAFVG is encoded by the coding sequence ATGACCGACCGCACCGCCGTCGTCCACGGCCTCGAACCCACCAACGCGCTGAGCGTCGAGCGCGTGCGTTCGGTGCGCCACTGGAACGAGCATCTCTTCAGCTTCACCATCACCCGCCCGCCCAGCTTCCGCTTCCGGTCGGGCGAGTTCGTGATGATCGGCCTGCCCGGCGACAACGGCAAGCCGTTGCTGCGCGCCTATTCGATCGCCAGCCCGGCCTATGCCGAGGAACTGGAGTTCCTGTCGATCAAGGTGCCGGACGGCCCGCTGACGTCGAAGCTGCAGCAGATCGTGCCGGGCGACGAGATCTTCCTCGGCAAGAAGCCCACGGGCACGTTGGTCACCGACGCGCTGAAGCCGGGTGAGCGGCTGTTCATGCTGTCGACCGGCACCGGCCTTGCCCCGTTCCTGTCGCTGATCCGCGACCCGGACGTGTATGAGATGTATTCGTCGATCGTCGTCGTCCATTCGGTGCGCCGCGTGTCCGACCTCGCGTTCCGCACGACGCTGGAATCGTACCTGTCGGGCGATCCGCTGGTCGAGGATCAGGCGGCGGCGCAGTTCACCTATGTGCCCACGGTCACGCGCGAGGAATTCCACACTACTGGCCGTATCGACGCGCTGGTCGAGAACGGCACGCTGTTCAGCGCACGGATCGGCGGCGCGCAGGCGTTCGACCCGGCGACCGACCGCATCATGCTGTGCGGATCGACCGAAATGATCCGGGATTTCTCGGAATATCTGGAAGGACTGGGGTTCGAGGAAGGGTCGAATGCGAAGCCGGGCGATTATGTGATCGAGCGGGCGTTCGTGGGGTGA
- a CDS encoding TonB-dependent siderophore receptor has product MSPFAVLLAATALTPTPAASDDPQQRAEEIVVTGTRTEGSDDYAVKAQSTATRLPLSLRETPQSVSVVTRAHIEDFQLNDINALLATVPGVNVQAQETDRFYYSARGFDIQTFQVDGVGLPFPFGIQNGSIDTAMYDRIEVVRGAPGLLSSTGNPSAVINFIRKRPTRDLAASASVQYGSFDNLRLDGDLSVPLTRSGSVRARAVGSYLDTDSYLDRYGLTRWTGYGIAEADLGPDTVVSAGYGHQNHKSRAAMWGALPLYYSDGSRIDYARSTNSSPDWSSFNVTDRQIFGDVTHRFGNWTARLSVQRRAIDEDDKLFYVYGEQLPNEINGAPDRATGLGIVSYPGKFRSFARNLTIDGNVSGTVSLFGRSHDVMFGANRSAQRYTQDSAYDFAAIGVSLPLFSGFDGSFPEPNFPAFDRSLDTHLRRETVYGLIRLNPADPLKIMVGANATRAFSEGVSYTAPTNYDRARFLPFVGATYDLTGTISAYASFATIFNPQTQTDVNRRLIDPIEGDNIEAGVKGEWLGGRLNASVALFQARQKNTAEAAGFDPTIGQTLYRGVDATSRGIELEVSGQIAPGLQATGGFTAMRIRGNDDQPVRTFVPRNTGRLNIVWQPQVLPALKVGASSQYQSRMYLEPGVTATTGQPVRITQDGYATVDLMARYELTPRLSLGVNVRNVNDAKALSAINFDQGYFIAPRTVLGTVRVSY; this is encoded by the coding sequence ATGTCGCCTTTCGCCGTCCTTCTTGCCGCAACCGCGCTGACCCCGACTCCCGCTGCCTCCGACGATCCGCAGCAGCGTGCCGAGGAAATCGTCGTCACCGGCACCCGGACCGAAGGGAGCGACGACTATGCGGTCAAGGCGCAGAGCACCGCGACCCGCCTGCCGCTGTCGCTGCGCGAAACGCCGCAATCGGTCAGCGTGGTGACCCGCGCGCACATCGAGGATTTCCAGCTCAACGACATCAACGCGCTGCTGGCGACCGTTCCGGGCGTGAACGTGCAGGCACAGGAAACCGACCGCTTCTATTATTCGGCGCGCGGCTTCGACATCCAGACGTTCCAGGTCGACGGCGTCGGCCTGCCATTCCCGTTCGGCATCCAGAACGGGTCGATCGACACCGCGATGTACGACCGGATCGAGGTGGTGCGCGGCGCGCCGGGGCTGTTGTCGTCGACCGGCAATCCGTCGGCGGTGATCAACTTCATCCGCAAGCGCCCGACCCGCGACCTCGCCGCCTCGGCCAGCGTGCAATATGGCTCGTTCGACAATCTGCGGCTCGACGGCGATCTCAGCGTGCCGCTGACCCGCAGTGGATCGGTCCGCGCCCGCGCGGTCGGATCGTATCTCGACACCGACAGCTATCTCGACCGCTACGGCCTGACCCGCTGGACCGGCTATGGCATCGCCGAGGCGGACCTCGGCCCCGATACCGTCGTCAGCGCCGGCTATGGCCATCAGAATCACAAGAGCCGCGCGGCGATGTGGGGCGCCCTGCCGCTCTATTACAGCGACGGCAGCCGGATCGATTATGCCCGCTCGACCAACAGCTCGCCCGACTGGTCGAGCTTCAACGTGACCGACCGTCAAATCTTCGGTGACGTGACCCACCGCTTCGGCAACTGGACCGCCAGGCTGTCGGTCCAGCGCCGCGCGATCGACGAGGACGACAAGCTGTTCTACGTCTATGGGGAGCAACTGCCCAACGAGATCAACGGTGCGCCGGATCGCGCGACCGGCCTCGGCATCGTCAGCTATCCCGGCAAGTTCCGGTCGTTCGCCCGCAACCTGACGATCGACGGCAATGTCAGCGGCACCGTGTCGCTATTCGGTCGGTCGCATGACGTGATGTTCGGCGCGAACCGGTCGGCGCAGCGCTACACGCAGGATTCGGCCTATGATTTCGCGGCGATCGGCGTGTCGTTGCCGTTGTTCAGCGGGTTCGACGGCTCGTTCCCCGAACCGAATTTCCCGGCGTTCGACCGCAGCCTCGACACGCATCTGCGGCGTGAGACGGTCTATGGCCTGATCCGGCTGAACCCCGCCGATCCGCTCAAGATCATGGTCGGGGCCAACGCCACCCGCGCGTTCAGCGAGGGCGTGTCCTATACCGCGCCGACCAATTACGACCGCGCGCGCTTCCTGCCGTTCGTCGGGGCGACCTATGACCTGACCGGCACGATCAGCGCCTATGCGAGCTTCGCAACGATCTTCAACCCGCAGACCCAGACCGACGTCAATCGCCGCCTGATCGATCCGATCGAGGGCGACAATATCGAGGCCGGGGTGAAGGGCGAATGGCTGGGCGGCCGGCTGAACGCCAGCGTCGCGCTGTTCCAGGCGCGGCAGAAGAATACCGCCGAAGCCGCCGGTTTCGATCCGACGATCGGTCAGACCCTTTATCGCGGCGTCGACGCCACCTCACGCGGGATCGAGCTGGAGGTCAGCGGACAGATCGCACCGGGGCTGCAGGCGACCGGCGGCTTCACCGCGATGCGCATCCGTGGCAACGACGACCAGCCGGTGCGCACCTTCGTGCCGCGCAACACCGGGCGGCTGAACATCGTGTGGCAGCCGCAGGTGTTGCCTGCGCTCAAGGTCGGCGCGTCAAGCCAGTACCAGAGCCGCATGTACCTCGAACCCGGCGTCACCGCGACCACGGGACAGCCGGTGCGGATCACGCAGGACGGCTATGCCACGGTCGATCTGATGGCGCGCTACGAACTGACGCCGCGCCTGTCGCTGGGCGTCAATGTCCGCAACGTCAACGATGCCAAGGCGCTGAGCGCGATCAATTTCGACCAGGGATATTTCATCGCCCCGCGCACGGTGCTGGGCACGGTGCGGGTCAGCTATTGA